The DNA region CATGTGAAAGCTAGCACACACGCAGGGCACACGTACTCTCCGAGGTAGATGACGCTGACGAAGGCGACACAGGTGATGACGATGACGTAGATGCAGGAGGAGAAGTAGCGCGTGGTGCCGGCAATGTAGGCGCCGATGAGGCTGGCGAGGTCGACGAATGTGGAGAGCATGAGCGTCACCACCTTGGCCTCCGTGTGGTAGAACCGCTCGCTCATCAGTAGCACCATGATCACCAGCGACGTCACGAACGCTGTCGCGTTGAAGTAGTAGAACGTCAGGTACCGCGAATGGTGCTCGTCGCGCAGCACCGGGTCCCCGGCATGGTGGCCATCCTTGTCGTCCTGCCAGAACGAACCAGGTGGGTTCAGGCCGGCCTGGTAGGTCACCGACGCCGCGACGGTGGCGAGCACCATCAGCCACCCGCGCATCTCCTTGAACCACTTCTTGCGTTGCGCCACCGGGTTGTCGTCGTTCATCTCCTCCAGGAGGAGGAAACCCTGGAACGCCATCCTCATCTCCTGAGTAGTGGCGCCGCCGGCTCGCCCATCACTCtggctctggaacggcgcgATGAGCACGGGGATGCCGCGCTTCCCCGTGGCGCTGATCTCGGTGACCGCCGGGGTCGCGTGGCCCGGAGCCTCGTCGACAACTTGGATGGCTCGACCTTCCTGTACTTCATTGATCTGACGGGACATTTTGGGGCGTTCCACGCGTGTGAAGACAAGGTGAACTATACCACTATATatgccatatatatatactgggTTTGTGCCTTCGTGTTAACGTCCTAGTGAGCATCGTCTTCATTGCAAGCAAGCAAACAAGGAACGCTTTTTCACACTAATATTCTGTCTTCAG from Phragmites australis chromosome 8, lpPhrAust1.1, whole genome shotgun sequence includes:
- the LOC133925858 gene encoding uncharacterized protein LOC133925858, producing the protein MSRQINEVQEGRAIQVVDEAPGHATPAVTEISATGKRGIPVLIAPFQSQSDGRAGGATTQEMRMAFQGFLLLEEMNDDNPVAQRKKWFKEMRGWLMVLATVAASVTYQAGLNPPGSFWQDDKDGHHAGDPVLRDEHHSRYLTFYYFNATAFVTSLVIMVLLMSERFYHTEAKVVTLMLSTFVDLASLIGAYIAGTTRYFSSCIYVIVITCVAFVSVIYLGEGMTEICKFFLRKFPCMLNLALRRWFLVPQDVVRSAMHQQQGETVPEHGSQVGNARNRQRGACSPCCAPRADV